The proteins below come from a single Holdemania massiliensis genomic window:
- a CDS encoding PTS sugar transporter subunit IIA yields the protein MNEIIKPDYIHLHCSLTTKESLFQAASQWAAEAQIIENAEIFLHGLWVREAEFSTGVGDGIAIPHCRLEAIRRPSVFFVHLEQPICWSPDEQVDLVLVLAVPLSNAENTHIKLLSQLARKLIDETFVGQLRSLDKVSDICTLFNDIQL from the coding sequence ATGAATGAAATTATCAAACCTGATTATATTCATCTGCACTGTTCGCTCACGACCAAAGAATCCCTGTTTCAAGCAGCCAGTCAATGGGCGGCAGAAGCACAAATTATAGAAAATGCTGAAATCTTTCTCCACGGATTATGGGTTCGCGAAGCTGAATTTTCCACCGGTGTCGGCGATGGAATCGCTATTCCTCATTGTCGATTGGAAGCCATTCGCCGGCCTTCTGTCTTCTTTGTCCATCTGGAGCAGCCGATCTGTTGGAGTCCTGATGAACAAGTTGATTTGGTTCTCGTCTTGGCTGTTCCCCTATCCAATGCTGAGAATACTCACATTAAATTATTATCCCAGCTTGCGCGCAAATTGATCGATGAAACTTTTGTCGGCCAGCTTCGCTCGCTTGACAAAGTAAGCGACATCTGTACTTTATTCAACGATATTCAGCTGTAA
- a CDS encoding peptidoglycan-binding domain-containing protein: MAKILIYDPDTNQIYVEWREESDPMPYSYGRTLLVREFRGSSRSTVFWTTTTAMEAWNATRRTYGAAIPVGYAFKRIWEGGHGLQSQHYVGVSFDVGQRLSQSQRNQIWRTANNLGVWGYVEPLSMTPTWVHFDRRYARGACGGTSGFPTLREGAVGCYTLVLQDALNALGYSTRWLDGKFGNATRTALIQYQRDNGLGADGVAGCNTWKRIAAEVVGIGRTPTVIDP, encoded by the coding sequence ATGGCGAAAATACTGATTTATGATCCGGATACCAATCAGATTTATGTCGAGTGGCGAGAGGAAAGTGATCCGATGCCGTATTCTTATGGCCGAACCTTATTGGTCAGGGAATTTCGCGGTTCCAGCCGGTCTACGGTTTTCTGGACCACGACGACCGCGATGGAAGCCTGGAACGCAACCCGCCGGACGTATGGAGCGGCGATTCCAGTCGGCTATGCGTTTAAGCGAATTTGGGAAGGTGGTCACGGTCTGCAGTCACAGCATTATGTCGGCGTATCCTTTGACGTTGGGCAGCGGCTGTCCCAATCCCAGCGCAATCAGATCTGGCGGACAGCGAACAACCTCGGCGTGTGGGGATATGTCGAACCTCTGTCCATGACGCCGACCTGGGTTCATTTCGACCGCCGTTATGCACGCGGTGCCTGCGGTGGAACTTCGGGATTCCCAACGCTGCGTGAAGGCGCTGTCGGCTGCTATACCCTAGTGCTGCAGGATGCGCTGAATGCTTTAGGGTATTCCACGCGCTGGCTGGATGGAAAATTCGGCAATGCAACCCGAACAGCGCTGATTCAATATCAGCGCGACAACGGCTTAGGCGCCGATGGCGTTGCCGGATGCAATACGTGGAAAAGAATTGCGGCGGAAGTCGTCGGCATCGGACGCACTCCGACGGTGATCGATCCATAA
- a CDS encoding ABC transporter permease, giving the protein MKKQSTILLIAPITILLVVVLILPLLAVLLPTVWEGGAVTLSRYLSFFQDPYYIKIFVRTLRIALICTLVCMILGIPTAYFISRVSKKWRGILMSIALFPMLTNSVIRAFAWINILGKNGIVNQILTALHVVDQPLSMLYTEFSVLIGTIYLFLPLMIITLVGVMENIDNDMMEAAESLGASRLLSFVKVILPMSIPGIITGSVLVFTGAMTAYTTPQLLGGPKNMLLSTLIYQRAMTLNDWTGASVVALVMIVTTLIVMKGLNFVADRLDKRGEN; this is encoded by the coding sequence ATGAAAAAACAGTCAACAATCCTGCTGATCGCGCCGATCACGATCCTGCTTGTGGTCGTGCTGATCCTTCCGCTTCTGGCGGTGCTGCTGCCGACCGTATGGGAAGGCGGTGCGGTGACGCTAAGCCGCTATCTTTCCTTTTTCCAGGATCCGTATTACATCAAAATCTTTGTCCGGACCCTGCGGATTGCCTTGATCTGCACGCTGGTCTGCATGATCCTGGGAATTCCGACGGCGTATTTTATTTCCCGTGTTTCTAAAAAATGGCGTGGGATTCTGATGTCCATCGCGCTGTTTCCGATGCTGACCAACTCCGTGATCCGGGCGTTTGCCTGGATCAACATCCTGGGCAAGAACGGAATCGTCAATCAGATTCTGACTGCTCTGCATGTAGTAGATCAGCCGCTGTCGATGCTGTACACTGAATTCTCGGTTCTGATCGGAACGATTTATCTGTTTCTGCCTTTGATGATCATCACGCTGGTCGGGGTCATGGAGAATATCGACAACGATATGATGGAAGCAGCGGAAAGCTTAGGCGCCAGCCGGCTGCTTTCCTTTGTCAAGGTGATTCTGCCGATGTCGATTCCCGGCATCATCACTGGCTCAGTGCTAGTCTTCACCGGTGCCATGACAGCCTACACGACGCCGCAGTTATTGGGCGGGCCAAAAAATATGCTGCTGTCGACACTGATCTATCAGCGGGCCATGACGCTCAACGACTGGACCGGTGCCAGCGTGGTTGCGTTAGTCATGATCGTCACGACGCTGATTGTCATGAAGGGGCTGAATTTTGTTGCCGATCGTCTGGATAAGCGGGGTGAAAACTGA
- a CDS encoding ABC transporter permease, whose translation MRKNKFLTFYACLVFGFLFLPLAIIAVTAFNTAPTISFPISGFTLKWFANVFATKSFLSGFQLSFMLAIVATLIALLVGVPAAYALSRNSVKGKKLLKSFFLSPTIIPGIVVGYSLYQFIVLKMKLPVMQGLLIGHFLVVLPYVIRVVGSALEQFDFSIEEMAWTLGCGKVKAFFKVVLPNISSGIVAAFMLAFINSFNNIPVSMFLSGPGVRTLPTALMNYIEYFYDPTVSAVSVLLMAATIVIMFMVEKTLGIGALTK comes from the coding sequence ATGCGTAAAAATAAATTTCTGACATTCTATGCCTGTCTTGTCTTCGGCTTTCTGTTTCTGCCGCTGGCGATCATTGCCGTAACGGCATTCAACACGGCGCCGACGATCAGTTTTCCGATCTCCGGCTTCACGCTGAAATGGTTTGCCAACGTCTTTGCGACGAAATCCTTTCTCAGTGGATTTCAGCTCAGCTTCATGCTGGCGATTGTTGCCACGTTGATCGCGCTGTTAGTCGGTGTGCCGGCAGCCTATGCGCTCAGCCGCAACAGTGTTAAAGGAAAAAAGCTGTTAAAGAGCTTCTTTCTCTCACCGACGATCATTCCGGGGATCGTTGTCGGCTATTCGCTGTATCAGTTCATTGTTCTGAAGATGAAGCTGCCAGTTATGCAGGGGCTTTTGATCGGTCACTTCCTGGTCGTCTTGCCGTATGTTATTCGAGTCGTCGGTTCAGCTTTGGAGCAGTTTGATTTCTCGATTGAGGAAATGGCCTGGACGCTGGGCTGCGGAAAGGTCAAGGCTTTCTTCAAAGTTGTGCTGCCGAATATTTCTTCGGGCATTGTTGCAGCGTTTATGCTGGCATTTATCAATTCTTTCAACAACATTCCGGTTTCAATGTTCCTGAGCGGTCCAGGCGTACGGACACTGCCGACAGCCTTGATGAATTACATTGAATATTTCTATGATCCGACCGTATCGGCAGTCAGCGTCTTGTTGATGGCGGCTACGATTGTCATCATGTTTATGGTTGAGAAGACACTGGGCATCGGGGCCCTGACGAAGTAG
- a CDS encoding ABC transporter ATP-binding protein, with product MSKVTLNDINVSYDGKTQILKGLNLEIGEGELVSLLGPSGCGKTTTLRVIAGFIIPSSGQLLVDTEEMTKVPVHKRNFGLVFQSYALFPHLSVYENVAFGLKLRKMDKNEMDRKIKEILEVCDLTEYAQRFPKQLSGGQRQRVALARALVIEPRLLLLDEPLSNLDAKLRLNMRVEIKRLQKKLGITTVFVTHDQEECFSISDKVAVMNGGVIEQFGTPEEIYSRPKTEFVARFIGFENFIKLRRKAAQTYVAEDGSVFAVEKDGGQEECLGTIRPDDIQIVSSNDTGSNTILAKVEVRTYLGKSYQYELSTPIGRLVVNDGSGNLVNAGETMRIMLPSTKIVLV from the coding sequence ATGTCAAAGGTAACCTTAAATGATATCAACGTCAGCTATGACGGTAAAACTCAGATCCTCAAGGGCCTGAATTTAGAGATCGGCGAAGGCGAACTGGTTTCTCTGCTGGGGCCTTCCGGGTGTGGGAAAACAACGACACTGCGGGTCATCGCCGGGTTCATCATTCCCAGCAGCGGTCAGCTGCTTGTCGATACCGAGGAAATGACAAAAGTTCCAGTGCACAAACGGAATTTCGGACTGGTCTTTCAGAGCTATGCTCTGTTTCCGCATCTGAGTGTTTATGAGAACGTTGCGTTCGGCTTAAAGCTGCGCAAAATGGATAAAAATGAAATGGACCGTAAGATCAAGGAAATTCTTGAAGTCTGTGATCTGACAGAATATGCCCAGCGCTTTCCGAAACAGCTTTCCGGCGGTCAGCGCCAGCGGGTAGCTCTGGCACGTGCGTTAGTCATCGAACCACGCCTGCTGCTGTTGGATGAACCCTTGTCCAATTTGGATGCCAAACTGCGTTTGAACATGCGGGTTGAAATCAAGCGGCTGCAGAAAAAGCTGGGGATCACCACGGTGTTCGTTACGCATGATCAGGAAGAATGTTTCTCGATTTCTGATAAAGTCGCCGTCATGAATGGCGGGGTGATCGAGCAGTTTGGGACGCCGGAAGAAATTTATTCCCGGCCGAAAACAGAATTTGTCGCCCGGTTTATTGGCTTTGAGAATTTCATCAAACTGCGCAGAAAAGCAGCGCAGACGTATGTGGCTGAAGATGGATCGGTCTTTGCCGTGGAGAAGGATGGCGGACAGGAAGAATGTCTGGGAACGATCCGTCCGGACGATATTCAGATCGTCAGCTCCAATGATACGGGCAGCAATACAATTTTGGCTAAGGTCGAAGTCCGCACTTATCTGGGCAAAAGTTACCAGTATGAGCTGAGCACGCCGATTGGCCGATTGGTTGTCAACGACGGTTCCGGCAACCTGGTCAATGCCGGTGAAACGATGCGGATCATGCTGCCAAGCACGAAGATCGTTTTGGTCTGA
- a CDS encoding ABC transporter substrate-binding protein, producing MKKLMISLCALAMVAAVSGCSSKPAGDGKTEGQRTLTVSTWGLSEDVLVEDVYGPFEELCNCKVILETDTTANRYTKLSTNPDSTVDVIELSQAAAANGYVADLFEKIDTTQIPNLENIIDGAKATVAQGYGPAYTLNSIGIIYDKEAVGFEITSWSDLWKPELAGKLSIPELSTTFGPAMVYLASDYKGVDITSDDGAAAFEALNELKPNIVRTYSKSSDLANMFAAGEIAVAVVGDFGVPVIQNAAPSTEFVVPADYTYANFNTIDINKNSKNKDLAYMYINWRISQELQSVTAVTLNEGPVNKNVELTPEQAANMTYGEVAERAKSIDYSFVNPLMAQWTDQWNRTINN from the coding sequence ATGAAAAAGCTGATGATTTCGCTCTGCGCTCTGGCCATGGTTGCGGCTGTGAGCGGCTGTTCCAGCAAACCGGCAGGGGATGGCAAGACAGAAGGCCAGCGCACGCTGACCGTTTCCACCTGGGGTTTAAGTGAAGACGTGCTCGTTGAAGATGTGTACGGCCCGTTTGAAGAACTGTGCAACTGCAAGGTAATTCTGGAAACTGACACAACTGCCAATCGTTATACCAAGCTGTCCACCAATCCGGATTCAACGGTCGATGTCATTGAACTGTCTCAGGCAGCCGCCGCTAACGGCTATGTTGCCGACCTGTTTGAAAAGATTGACACAACACAGATTCCAAATCTGGAAAACATCATCGACGGAGCGAAAGCCACGGTTGCCCAAGGATATGGCCCGGCCTATACGCTCAACAGTATCGGCATTATCTATGATAAGGAAGCGGTCGGCTTTGAAATCACAAGCTGGTCGGATCTGTGGAAACCAGAACTGGCAGGAAAGCTGTCGATTCCGGAACTGTCCACAACCTTTGGCCCGGCCATGGTCTATCTGGCTTCGGATTACAAGGGTGTTGACATTACATCCGATGACGGTGCTGCGGCTTTTGAAGCGCTGAATGAACTGAAACCGAACATTGTCAGAACCTATTCCAAGTCCAGCGATCTGGCCAATATGTTTGCGGCTGGTGAAATTGCGGTTGCGGTCGTCGGCGACTTCGGCGTTCCAGTGATTCAGAATGCCGCACCAAGCACAGAGTTTGTCGTTCCTGCGGATTACACCTATGCGAACTTCAATACAATTGATATCAACAAGAATTCCAAGAACAAGGATTTAGCGTATATGTATATCAACTGGCGGATTTCCCAGGAGCTGCAGTCCGTTACAGCTGTGACGCTGAACGAAGGCCCGGTAAACAAGAATGTCGAACTGACACCGGAACAGGCCGCCAACATGACCTATGGCGAAGTTGCGGAACGGGCAAAATCGATTGACTATTCGTTTGTTAATCCGCTGATGGCGCAGTGGACGGACCAGTGGAACCGTACGATCAACAACTAA
- a CDS encoding adenine deaminase C-terminal domain-containing protein has protein sequence MNTIRIRNARVYNSYTQSFEEKSVLIRGEQFAQLQETEEEMRQKVDQEIDAQGRWMIPGLIDIHMHVESSMTIPTEFSRQALSFGVTTVVADPHEIANVFGLKGIEAFMDSEPVMDIFYGIPSSVPSTNPDCETTGGVIGLEEVEKLLDHPQIRCLGEVMNFKELVSEDETLIKQIIALCRKKRPLLPLEGHCPKISGADLAKFIASGVNADHTQQTPESIVEKITNGMFLEMQGKSINPDTIRTLVDHQFYEYFSLVTDDVMPDHFLHGHLNQVLLSAVKCGLPMEKAIYCSTFTSARRMHLDDRGVIAPGKLADFVLLDSLEDWEVHQVYKNGVLVSEPKTGFAAAEKPVSFPQEFYQSLQHRPLTAEDFVIRVASETQSVLVHGIEINPQATFTRLIRMQLPVKNGVVQWQDSGLALIACIERYGKGGSIALAFTQGGIHKQGAVASSWAHDHHNLMVMGSNVQDMVCAANHLLAIQGGYCVCVNEKIQACASLNVGGIVSDQPLAQLASQVEAVRTAMEEQLGYVHHNAVMSFATLSLPVSPEIKLTDKGLLIGKTLEFIPLIIEEQA, from the coding sequence ATGAATACAATCAGAATTCGCAACGCCCGTGTTTACAACAGCTATACGCAGTCCTTTGAAGAAAAAAGTGTCCTGATCCGCGGCGAGCAGTTCGCCCAGCTGCAGGAAACTGAGGAGGAAATGCGCCAGAAAGTCGATCAGGAGATTGACGCTCAAGGCCGTTGGATGATTCCCGGACTCATCGATATTCACATGCATGTTGAAAGTTCGATGACGATTCCGACCGAATTCTCCCGTCAGGCTCTGTCCTTTGGGGTGACGACGGTGGTCGCCGATCCGCATGAAATAGCCAACGTATTTGGCTTAAAGGGGATTGAGGCGTTTATGGACAGCGAACCGGTCATGGATATTTTTTACGGCATTCCGTCCTCCGTTCCCTCAACAAATCCGGATTGCGAAACCACCGGCGGTGTGATCGGGCTGGAAGAAGTGGAAAAGCTTTTAGATCATCCGCAGATCCGCTGCCTGGGAGAAGTCATGAACTTTAAGGAACTGGTCAGTGAGGACGAAACTTTGATCAAACAGATCATCGCGCTGTGCCGGAAAAAACGGCCGCTTCTGCCGCTGGAAGGACATTGTCCGAAGATCAGCGGTGCGGATCTGGCCAAGTTTATCGCTTCCGGAGTCAATGCCGATCACACGCAGCAAACCCCGGAAAGCATCGTCGAGAAAATTACTAATGGCATGTTTTTGGAAATGCAGGGCAAGTCGATCAATCCGGATACGATCCGCACTTTGGTGGATCATCAGTTCTACGAATATTTCAGTCTTGTGACAGATGATGTTATGCCGGATCACTTTCTGCATGGACATCTCAATCAGGTTCTGCTTTCTGCGGTGAAATGTGGTCTGCCGATGGAAAAAGCCATTTACTGCAGCACCTTCACTTCTGCCCGGCGAATGCATCTGGATGACCGCGGCGTGATTGCCCCGGGAAAACTGGCTGATTTTGTCCTGCTGGACAGCCTCGAGGACTGGGAGGTTCATCAGGTTTATAAAAACGGCGTTCTGGTCAGCGAGCCGAAAACCGGCTTTGCGGCTGCGGAGAAACCAGTTTCCTTTCCGCAGGAATTTTATCAATCACTGCAGCATCGCCCTTTAACGGCGGAGGATTTTGTCATCCGGGTCGCTTCTGAAACACAATCTGTTTTAGTGCATGGGATTGAAATTAATCCCCAGGCGACGTTTACCCGTCTGATCCGGATGCAGCTACCGGTCAAGAATGGCGTAGTGCAGTGGCAGGACAGCGGTCTGGCATTGATCGCCTGCATTGAACGTTACGGCAAAGGCGGTTCTATCGCGTTGGCCTTTACGCAAGGCGGAATTCATAAGCAGGGGGCGGTGGCTTCCTCATGGGCGCATGATCATCATAATCTGATGGTAATGGGCTCCAATGTTCAGGATATGGTGTGTGCTGCCAATCATCTGCTTGCGATTCAAGGTGGTTATTGCGTCTGTGTCAATGAAAAAATCCAGGCGTGTGCCTCTTTGAACGTTGGCGGCATTGTTTCCGATCAGCCGCTGGCACAGCTGGCATCGCAGGTGGAAGCAGTGCGGACAGCGATGGAAGAGCAGCTGGGATATGTTCATCATAATGCGGTCATGTCCTTTGCGACCTTGTCCTTACCAGTATCACCGGAAATTAAATTGACGGATAAAGGCTTGCTGATCGGCAAGACGCTGGAATTTATCCCTTTGATTATTGAGGAACAGGCATGA